One segment of Trichlorobacter ammonificans DNA contains the following:
- a CDS encoding heavy metal translocating P-type ATPase, producing MTVSPDLCYHCGAAIPPGVVVEEQRGAERLRFCCKGCWGAYLLISGAGLDAFYRRRDWREPGVSSDAFDDTFDDDRLAPCVRRSGSLASLDLIIDGIRCAACVWLNEKFIAQQEGVTGVRVNYATSRAHVSFDPDRITPAELCRRISWLGYHPRPYSRSAAEESAAREQRDLLIRFGTAFFLTMQLMAYSFALYAGYLQGIGPEIKQVLQLFSLLVTTPVIFYAGWPFLAGAWRGLKNGAPTMDLLIVIGALSSFCYSIHASLSGGEVYYETAAMIVTLILAGRLMETHAKRRACSGTERLLQLIAGRAVRLVGHRQEAVELSDIRVGDLLLVGAGERFPVDGRLLEGSADVDESPATGEAVPVPKQPGDGLIAGSINLTGTVRMICERPATESFVARVARLVEEAQSRRAPIQGLADRIAALFVPVVLILGLATFAWYYLHLGTPFAPALMTSLAVLLIACPCALGLATPTAIVAGTGAAAARGVIFKGGDILEHLSRIDTVLFDKTGTVTCGTHRVEEIRPADGLTAQELLSLAAAVESGTRHPAGIAITLQARESGLPSLQATELRTVAGGGVTGNVDGRPVTVGSARFLQECGVTGLPDLPLPSPGGTVVLAGRDSRYVGCILLSDRLRPEAPGVVHYFRRQRVSGLLLSGDRQETVDFTTSALGLADGMGELSPADKTAIVEQRRRAGHTVLMVGDGINDAPALAAADVGCAIAGGTDIAIETSDLVLARPDLQRLVTAHRIARRTMAVIRQNLGWAFCYNLVGIPLAMNGTLTPIYAAAAMALSSLCVVGNSVRLTVNRHG from the coding sequence GTGACCGTATCGCCGGACCTGTGCTACCACTGCGGCGCCGCGATACCGCCGGGCGTGGTAGTGGAGGAGCAGCGGGGCGCCGAGAGACTGCGCTTCTGCTGCAAGGGGTGCTGGGGGGCCTACCTCCTGATCAGCGGGGCCGGGCTTGACGCCTTTTACCGCCGCCGCGACTGGCGGGAACCGGGGGTATCCTCCGACGCCTTTGACGACACCTTCGACGATGACCGGCTTGCCCCCTGTGTGCGCCGCTCCGGCTCCCTCGCCTCGCTGGACCTGATCATTGACGGCATCCGCTGCGCAGCCTGCGTCTGGCTCAATGAGAAATTCATCGCACAGCAGGAGGGAGTGACCGGCGTACGGGTGAACTACGCCACCAGCCGCGCCCATGTCAGCTTTGACCCGGACAGGATCACGCCGGCGGAACTCTGCCGCCGGATCAGCTGGCTCGGCTACCACCCCCGCCCCTATTCCCGCTCGGCTGCGGAAGAGAGCGCGGCCCGCGAGCAGCGCGACCTGCTGATCCGGTTCGGCACCGCCTTCTTCCTGACCATGCAGCTCATGGCTTACTCCTTTGCCCTCTACGCCGGCTACCTCCAGGGGATCGGCCCGGAGATCAAGCAGGTTCTGCAACTGTTCTCCCTGCTGGTGACGACCCCGGTGATCTTCTATGCCGGCTGGCCCTTTCTGGCCGGTGCTTGGCGCGGCCTGAAAAACGGCGCCCCCACCATGGATCTGCTCATCGTCATCGGCGCCCTTTCCTCCTTCTGCTACAGCATCCACGCCTCCCTGAGCGGCGGCGAGGTCTACTACGAGACCGCCGCCATGATCGTCACCCTGATCCTGGCCGGCCGCCTCATGGAAACTCATGCCAAGCGGCGGGCCTGCAGCGGAACGGAGCGACTGCTGCAACTCATCGCCGGACGGGCGGTGCGCTTGGTCGGGCATCGCCAGGAAGCGGTGGAGCTGTCCGACATACGGGTCGGCGATCTGCTGCTGGTGGGGGCCGGGGAACGGTTCCCGGTGGATGGCAGGCTCCTGGAGGGATCGGCCGATGTGGACGAATCGCCGGCCACCGGCGAGGCGGTGCCGGTACCGAAACAGCCGGGGGACGGCCTGATCGCCGGCAGCATCAACCTTACCGGTACGGTGCGAATGATCTGCGAACGGCCGGCAACGGAAAGCTTCGTGGCCCGGGTGGCGCGGCTGGTTGAGGAAGCCCAGAGCCGCCGGGCGCCGATCCAGGGACTGGCGGACCGGATTGCGGCGCTGTTCGTGCCGGTGGTGCTGATCCTGGGCCTTGCAACCTTTGCCTGGTACTATCTGCACCTGGGTACTCCCTTTGCCCCGGCTCTGATGACCTCCCTGGCGGTGCTACTGATCGCCTGTCCCTGTGCCCTGGGGCTGGCCACCCCCACCGCCATCGTGGCCGGTACCGGTGCGGCCGCGGCCCGGGGCGTGATTTTCAAGGGGGGCGACATTCTCGAGCATTTGAGCCGGATCGACACGGTACTCTTCGACAAGACCGGCACCGTCACCTGCGGCACGCACCGGGTGGAGGAGATTCGCCCTGCTGACGGGCTCACCGCACAGGAGCTGCTGTCCCTGGCGGCTGCCGTGGAAAGCGGCACCCGCCACCCGGCCGGCATCGCCATCACCCTGCAGGCCCGGGAATCCGGCCTGCCGTCCCTACAGGCCACGGAACTGCGCACCGTGGCAGGGGGCGGCGTCACCGGCAACGTGGACGGACGGCCGGTAACGGTGGGCAGCGCCCGCTTCCTTCAGGAGTGCGGCGTAACGGGTCTGCCGGACCTGCCGCTTCCCTCCCCCGGCGGCACCGTGGTCCTGGCGGGCCGTGACAGCCGCTATGTCGGCTGCATCCTGCTCAGCGACCGCTTGCGGCCGGAGGCTCCCGGTGTGGTGCACTACTTCCGCCGGCAGCGGGTCAGCGGTCTGCTGCTGTCCGGTGACCGGCAGGAAACGGTGGACTTCACGACGTCGGCCCTCGGCCTGGCGGACGGCATGGGGGAACTCTCCCCGGCCGACAAGACCGCCATTGTCGAGCAGCGGCGCAGAGCGGGGCACACCGTGCTGATGGTGGGGGACGGCATCAACGACGCTCCGGCCCTGGCCGCTGCCGATGTGGGCTGCGCCATTGCCGGCGGCACCGACATCGCCATCGAAACCTCCGATCTGGTGCTGGCCCGCCCCGACCTGCAGCGGCTGGTCACGGCGCACCGCATCGCCCGGCGCACCATGGCGGTGATCCGCCAGAACCTGGGCTGGGCCTTCTGCTACAACCTGGTGGGGATCCCCCTGGCCATGAACGGCACCCTCACCCCGATCTACGCCGCAGCGGCCATGGCCTTAAGTTCGCTGTGCGTGGTGGGCAATTCAGTACGT